In the genome of Thermosphaera aggregans DSM 11486, one region contains:
- a CDS encoding PspC domain-containing protein — protein sequence MSETRRLYRSRSDKILCGVCGGIASYFRVDPTIVRLLWVAITVLSPLLGLILYIVACLIIPEEPGLQQPTTSHPPRLEENVEERILLVIGIILLVVGGLIITSVVGDLVKDFVRWGSIAWVDERLRGLAGIVLVIVGLVLILKLREKQVKPAPSSQQSL from the coding sequence ATGAGCGAGACTAGAAGACTCTACAGATCCAGGAGCGATAAAATCCTGTGCGGGGTCTGCGGCGGCATAGCCTCATACTTCAGGGTTGACCCCACGATCGTAAGGCTCCTTTGGGTTGCCATAACCGTATTGAGCCCCCTTCTTGGGTTAATTCTCTACATCGTAGCATGCTTGATAATACCAGAGGAGCCGGGGCTTCAGCAACCTACTACGAGTCACCCACCACGTTTAGAGGAGAACGTGGAGGAGAGGATTCTCCTAGTGATAGGGATCATTCTACTGGTGGTTGGAGGTTTGATCATCACCAGCGTAGTTGGCGATCTTGTGAAGGACTTCGTCCGATGGGGAAGCATAGCATGGGTTGATGAAAGACTTAGAGGGCTCGCCGGAATAGTCCTCGTGATCGTAGGATTAGTGCTGATTTTAAAGCTTCGTGAAAAACAGGTTAAGCCAGCCCCTTCCTCACAACAATCTTTGTGA
- the dcd gene encoding dCTP deaminase — protein MILSDWDIRVYLDKKLLVINPLYEDTVRENGVDLRFGNRFCRFKANGNILDSKLVNVGDFLECSEVGEEGFVINPHEHVLATTLEWVEMPIDLVGLVNLRSTFARLNLFIPPTVIDAGFKGNVTIEVIGGNVPVRVYPLQRFLHIVFLRTSSPVYRPYEGKYQGQVSVTPPKPDNSK, from the coding sequence ATGATTTTGAGCGACTGGGATATTAGAGTCTACCTTGATAAAAAACTCCTAGTGATAAACCCGCTCTACGAGGACACGGTTAGGGAGAACGGGGTTGACCTGAGGTTTGGGAACAGGTTCTGCAGGTTTAAAGCCAATGGCAACATCCTCGACTCCAAGCTGGTTAATGTAGGAGACTTCCTGGAGTGTTCAGAGGTTGGCGAGGAGGGTTTTGTGATAAATCCTCATGAACACGTCTTAGCCACAACTCTTGAATGGGTTGAAATGCCAATAGACCTGGTGGGCCTCGTCAACTTGAGGAGTACTTTCGCAAGGCTGAACCTTTTCATCCCTCCCACAGTAATAGACGCAGGGTTCAAGGGCAATGTGACTATAGAGGTTATAGGCGGCAACGTCCCCGTGAGGGTTTATCCTTTACAGCGATTCCTCCACATAGTGTTCCTGAGGACGAGTAGCCCTGTTTACAGGCCTTACGAGGGAAAGTATCAGGGGCAGGTCAGCGTGACCCCTCCTAAACCAGATAATAGCAAGTGA
- the sfsA gene encoding DNA/RNA nuclease SfsA produces the protein MKASLKGRVNRFTVEVEIDGSPVRAHLTNTGRLEEYLVNGREVLCARINGPRLKYRLIAVKDGDAYAVVDTITQQKVFESLLMENAVPWLRDCRMVKRNFRIGGEVIDYLVKCNGSQRLVELKSSVLRTMDNYASYPDCPTDRGVRQIEVLARYVGEYKPIVVFMAALPGVKGFKPYCKGDPRILEAMRDASAKGVVFKSINIYMVDESGWIVLENPDIPLMFEC, from the coding sequence GTGAAGGCAAGTCTGAAGGGGAGGGTGAACAGGTTCACGGTTGAAGTAGAGATTGACGGGTCTCCTGTAAGAGCTCATTTAACCAATACTGGAAGACTTGAAGAATACCTGGTTAACGGGAGGGAGGTCCTTTGCGCACGGATCAACGGGCCACGGCTGAAGTACAGGCTTATCGCTGTTAAGGATGGCGACGCATACGCGGTGGTTGACACTATTACTCAGCAAAAGGTTTTCGAATCCCTGCTTATGGAGAACGCTGTCCCATGGCTTAGGGATTGCAGAATGGTTAAGAGAAACTTTAGGATCGGGGGAGAGGTAATAGACTACCTTGTTAAGTGCAATGGTTCACAGAGACTGGTAGAGCTTAAGAGCAGCGTCTTGAGAACAATGGATAATTATGCATCATACCCTGACTGCCCTACTGATAGAGGGGTAAGGCAGATTGAGGTTCTCGCGCGATACGTGGGCGAATACAAGCCTATTGTAGTGTTTATGGCAGCACTTCCGGGTGTTAAAGGGTTTAAGCCGTACTGTAAGGGTGATCCGAGAATACTCGAGGCAATGAGGGATGCCTCCGCTAAAGGAGTGGTTTTCAAATCAATCAACATATACATGGTTGACGAATCCGGCTGGATTGTTCTCGAGAACCCTGACATTCCCTTAATGTTTGAATGTTAA
- a CDS encoding anaerobic ribonucleoside-triphosphate reductase activating protein, giving the protein MSSLIYSSGWKSVSLIDVYNSVSFTLWFCGCNLKCPFCHNWRLAENDPGVCRWITIDEIVESLSTSLMFIDYLHVTGGEPLLQWASLFKLFQEAGNSLGVKRSLNTNMTLKEPFKRLLERVLVDHVATDLKLPYRELYGLPAETADKLWANYLENLKLLSDYDIPLELRIPVSRLLKPEALDESLNIVGKYLHRLSNLVVIIQPLIGPPVTTPRSVEWCVENCVAGDDDFLSMLNDVLIKHGFTKIVVRKGLA; this is encoded by the coding sequence ATGAGCTCTCTTATATACTCCTCAGGCTGGAAAAGCGTCTCCCTAATAGACGTGTATAATTCCGTGTCATTCACCCTATGGTTCTGCGGTTGCAACTTGAAGTGCCCCTTCTGCCACAACTGGAGGCTAGCAGAAAACGATCCAGGGGTGTGCAGATGGATCACTATAGACGAGATTGTTGAAAGCTTGTCAACATCGCTAATGTTTATAGACTACCTACACGTAACGGGCGGAGAGCCCCTGCTACAATGGGCCTCCCTGTTCAAGCTCTTCCAGGAGGCGGGCAACTCTCTCGGGGTTAAGAGAAGCTTAAACACAAATATGACTTTGAAGGAGCCTTTTAAAAGACTCCTAGAGAGAGTTCTTGTAGACCATGTCGCAACCGATTTGAAGCTCCCATATCGTGAATTGTACGGTCTGCCAGCAGAGACAGCGGACAAGCTCTGGGCGAACTATTTGGAAAACCTTAAACTACTCTCAGACTACGACATACCCTTGGAGCTGAGGATCCCGGTCTCCAGGCTCCTCAAGCCGGAGGCTCTGGACGAGTCTTTAAACATTGTTGGAAAGTACCTTCACAGGCTCAGCAACCTCGTCGTCATCATCCAGCCTTTAATAGGCCCTCCTGTAACAACCCCTAGGAGTGTTGAATGGTGTGTTGAAAACTGTGTGGCAGGGGATGACGATTTTCTTTCCATGTTAAATGATGTGTTGATAAAACACGGCTTCACAAAGATTGTTGTGAGGAAGGGGCTGGCTTAA
- a CDS encoding zinc-dependent alcohol dehydrogenase family protein, with the protein MKAMLLRKPAPVETNPLEYADVETPSPGSEEVLIKISKCGVCRTDLHIVEGELPPVKLPLIPGHQVIGRVVEVGRNVEGVRHGELVGVPWLYYACGECRYCRRGLENLCDHALFTGYSVNGGYAEYMVAHYRFIHKIPGELGELEAAPLMCAGAVGYRSLRLTGLLETGGVLGLFGYGAAAHLMLQTARKLGLRVYVFTSSPWKIEHALKNGAEWAGATSEEPPSKLDAAIVYAPVSQVFVEALRKLDKGGRVVLGEIYMTPVERLEYRLLWEEREVKTVANVTRRDVVEFLQIAVKHGIKPEVKTFRLEQANEALKELKHGRSLGQIVLEIS; encoded by the coding sequence ATGAAGGCGATGCTCCTCCGTAAGCCAGCCCCTGTCGAGACTAATCCTTTAGAATACGCTGACGTTGAAACCCCTTCGCCGGGGAGTGAAGAAGTCTTGATAAAAATATCGAAGTGCGGCGTCTGCAGGACAGACCTGCACATAGTTGAGGGCGAGCTTCCGCCTGTAAAACTCCCCTTAATCCCAGGGCATCAAGTGATAGGGAGAGTTGTCGAGGTTGGTAGAAACGTTGAAGGCGTTCGCCATGGGGAGCTTGTGGGCGTTCCCTGGCTCTACTACGCTTGCGGTGAATGCAGGTATTGCAGAAGGGGTTTGGAGAATCTCTGCGACCATGCATTATTCACAGGCTACTCGGTGAATGGTGGATATGCTGAATACATGGTAGCTCATTACAGGTTCATTCATAAAATACCCGGGGAGCTCGGAGAGCTTGAAGCAGCCCCGTTAATGTGTGCCGGGGCCGTGGGCTACAGGTCTCTAAGGCTCACCGGGCTCTTGGAAACCGGTGGAGTCCTAGGCTTGTTCGGGTATGGGGCTGCCGCTCACTTAATGCTTCAAACAGCCAGGAAGCTGGGTTTAAGGGTTTACGTTTTCACGAGCAGTCCATGGAAAATAGAGCATGCCTTGAAGAACGGGGCCGAGTGGGCTGGGGCAACTAGTGAGGAGCCTCCCTCCAAGCTTGATGCCGCAATAGTTTACGCGCCAGTTTCACAAGTCTTCGTCGAGGCTTTGAGAAAGCTTGACAAGGGAGGTAGGGTCGTACTTGGCGAGATATATATGACTCCTGTCGAAAGGCTCGAGTACAGGCTTCTCTGGGAGGAGAGGGAGGTTAAGACCGTTGCAAACGTGACGAGGAGGGATGTGGTAGAGTTTCTCCAAATAGCTGTTAAACACGGGATTAAGCCCGAGGTTAAAACATTCAGGCTGGAACAAGCTAATGAAGCGTTGAAAGAGCTTAAACACGGGCGTAGTCTCGGACAAATAGTCCTAGAAATATCTTAA
- a CDS encoding DEAD/DEAH box helicase, with the protein MRVMGLITKNVLERKGYSFIFFTDPPVEPSYSSLKFKDVLPEFSSVELGDKPLYKHQLEAYESLMKGLNVLLKAGTGSGKTEAWMLYALNRIREDKRFRTIALYPTLALANDQIRRIEKYVGLVGGKSIQIDSVKKEEYVKKHGLPWLREAVGSSNIIISNPAFLMHDLKKYLLRKTQGILAGLYSKLDLIIIDELDFYDPRSLALLMGVLQILSDISDVKPQVAVLTATLSNPEDMGDFLKKATGRDYRVVEGEAFRITNHYYIVLGKNMREVYNSVRRLWGEAVKAHPELANYTKFVEDYSLFEKEAYRIVSILEGLGYDVPSISVNPAEIVSEFFQDDYVTLVFTRSISSAEELVRSIKQYVGEDAPLASHHHLISKAKREEVEEKARRGLVKVVVSPRTLSQGIDIGTIRRIVHLGLPDDVKEFYQREGRKGRRRELGYAETVIIPYTRWDRELLNNGLETLRKWLGLGIEKTLVNEENLYIYLFTGIVKLKSPWYRKELNELEKNALSKAGVLLKDRVNTELLDWVFERMNFYEFAPPYGIKRYIERNGELRPLEPIGHVDLIEKFQPGCIDYSEDALVVSIEYGRTSRLVKSVIEKPIKDIDFYSHDALSVAAEEYKYWKMNWGERPSLVKDLLTGRITSEELCVVYVPRNGFGRYRKIPERCIWTVRSEKPRYVRVDNTPLVFYDKKTIYVPTPTGGEYRDFTYGYIYEVEISEDSELLRLALAALMVLLRRLHGIAFETIMYDVVKLGEYKYFSLHEPVAAGVIDRLDWLNIRRDVEKYVFDDLDRILISEIDDIAYSTLVSLKFNWSLVKAEMLRVVDYILSKEKVRAVIEGVETLIPRPSPALKTLSLSVISEILDEDSLSPSLLVALAYYDGGVSRAVVELYPPIPYVKPPQPILEFEREVMDKILYEDFKLVVEDRAMVLKQLRTANLRLLAGFLEKESGKVVDLREKAADLSIKPLTPESLMIGEEKEARIEPADIQLVLKEAREKKQLTEGMRNTIQRFTARRARANYIAHLILKEVSSRKSVADRSRSGVI; encoded by the coding sequence ATGAGAGTAATGGGTTTGATAACCAAGAATGTTTTAGAGAGAAAAGGATACAGCTTCATATTCTTCACAGACCCTCCGGTAGAACCCTCATATTCTAGCTTAAAGTTTAAAGACGTCCTACCCGAGTTCTCATCAGTAGAACTGGGCGATAAACCCCTCTACAAGCACCAGCTGGAAGCATATGAATCATTGATGAAAGGCCTCAACGTGTTGTTGAAAGCTGGGACAGGTAGCGGGAAGACCGAGGCATGGATGCTGTATGCTTTAAACAGGATTAGAGAGGATAAAAGGTTCAGGACCATAGCCCTGTACCCTACTCTCGCGCTGGCTAACGACCAGATTAGGCGGATTGAGAAGTACGTGGGCCTCGTCGGCGGTAAGAGCATTCAAATAGACAGTGTTAAGAAGGAAGAGTATGTTAAAAAGCACGGGTTGCCATGGCTCAGGGAAGCCGTAGGCTCCTCAAACATAATCATCTCCAACCCAGCCTTCCTGATGCACGATTTGAAGAAATACTTACTAAGAAAGACGCAAGGGATCCTGGCCGGCTTATACAGTAAGCTCGACTTAATAATCATTGATGAACTCGACTTCTACGACCCGAGAAGCCTAGCCCTCTTAATGGGTGTGTTGCAAATACTCAGCGATATAAGCGATGTTAAGCCCCAGGTAGCGGTGCTGACCGCAACCCTCTCTAACCCTGAGGACATGGGGGATTTCTTGAAGAAGGCCACGGGACGGGATTACCGGGTAGTTGAGGGCGAGGCGTTCAGGATCACCAACCACTACTACATAGTGCTAGGCAAGAACATGAGGGAAGTCTACAATAGTGTTAGAAGATTGTGGGGTGAGGCGGTCAAGGCGCATCCCGAATTAGCTAATTACACCAAGTTCGTCGAGGATTACTCATTGTTTGAGAAAGAAGCATACAGGATAGTTTCAATACTTGAGGGTCTCGGCTACGATGTTCCAAGCATTAGTGTAAACCCCGCTGAGATAGTGTCAGAGTTTTTCCAGGATGATTACGTAACACTGGTTTTCACAAGGAGTATTAGCTCTGCCGAAGAGCTTGTAAGAAGTATTAAACAATACGTTGGGGAGGACGCACCGCTCGCAAGCCATCACCACTTAATCTCCAAGGCGAAGAGGGAGGAGGTTGAGGAAAAGGCGAGGAGAGGGCTGGTTAAAGTAGTGGTGTCCCCGAGGACCCTTTCCCAAGGTATAGACATAGGCACTATAAGGAGGATAGTCCACCTCGGACTCCCGGACGATGTTAAAGAGTTCTATCAGCGGGAAGGGAGGAAGGGGAGGAGGAGGGAGCTGGGATATGCGGAGACTGTAATAATCCCGTATACGAGATGGGATAGGGAGCTGTTGAATAATGGTCTTGAAACCCTTCGCAAATGGCTCGGTCTTGGGATCGAGAAAACCCTTGTTAACGAGGAAAACCTCTACATATACCTATTCACGGGGATTGTTAAGCTCAAGTCACCGTGGTATCGGAAAGAGTTGAATGAGCTTGAGAAGAATGCGCTGTCTAAGGCGGGTGTGTTGCTGAAGGACAGGGTTAACACGGAACTGCTGGACTGGGTCTTCGAGAGGATGAACTTCTACGAGTTCGCCCCACCCTACGGAATTAAAAGGTATATCGAGAGGAACGGGGAGCTTAGACCGCTTGAACCGATTGGACATGTTGACTTGATCGAAAAGTTCCAGCCAGGATGCATCGACTACTCCGAGGACGCGCTAGTGGTTTCCATAGAGTATGGGAGAACATCAAGGCTTGTCAAAAGCGTGATAGAGAAGCCGATCAAGGACATAGACTTTTACTCTCACGACGCTTTATCAGTAGCGGCTGAAGAGTACAAGTACTGGAAGATGAACTGGGGCGAGAGGCCATCACTCGTCAAGGATCTTTTAACGGGAAGAATAACGAGCGAGGAGCTCTGCGTGGTTTATGTCCCCAGGAACGGTTTCGGCAGGTATAGGAAGATACCTGAGAGATGTATTTGGACTGTGAGGTCTGAGAAGCCCAGGTACGTGCGCGTTGACAACACGCCACTAGTCTTTTACGATAAGAAGACCATTTACGTTCCGACGCCGACAGGGGGCGAGTACAGGGATTTCACATATGGCTACATATACGAGGTTGAAATAAGCGAGGACTCCGAGCTCCTCAGGCTGGCGCTCGCGGCATTAATGGTCCTGCTCAGGAGGCTTCACGGAATAGCTTTCGAGACAATAATGTACGATGTCGTCAAGCTCGGAGAGTACAAGTATTTCTCGCTCCACGAGCCTGTTGCGGCCGGAGTTATAGACAGGCTTGACTGGCTGAACATTAGGAGGGATGTTGAAAAATACGTTTTCGACGACCTAGACAGGATTTTAATATCTGAGATAGATGACATCGCCTACTCGACTCTGGTCTCCTTAAAGTTCAACTGGAGCCTTGTGAAGGCTGAGATGCTTCGTGTTGTAGACTACATTCTCTCTAAGGAGAAGGTTCGCGCGGTAATAGAGGGGGTTGAGACTCTTATTCCGAGACCCAGTCCAGCGCTGAAAACTCTCTCATTAAGCGTGATTAGTGAAATACTGGACGAGGACTCGCTCTCCCCAAGCCTACTAGTGGCGCTAGCCTACTATGACGGTGGAGTGTCAAGAGCGGTGGTTGAGCTGTACCCTCCAATTCCTTATGTTAAACCCCCGCAACCAATCCTGGAGTTTGAAAGAGAAGTCATGGATAAGATCCTCTACGAGGATTTCAAGCTTGTTGTCGAGGACAGGGCTATGGTTCTCAAGCAGTTGAGAACCGCCAACCTAAGGTTGCTCGCAGGTTTCCTCGAGAAAGAGTCCGGTAAAGTCGTAGATCTCCGGGAGAAAGCCGCCGATTTATCCATTAAGCCTTTAACGCCGGAGTCTTTGATGATAGGGGAGGAGAAGGAGGCAAGGATTGAACCGGCTGATATTCAACTGGTTTTGAAGGAAGCTAGGGAGAAAAAGCAGTTAACCGAGGGCATGAGGAATACTATTCAAAGATTCACGGCTAGAAGGGCACGAGCGAACTATATCGCGCACCTGATTCTAAAGGAGGTTTCAAGCAGGAAGAGTGTAGCCGATAGGAGCAGGTCCGGGGTCATATGA
- a CDS encoding anaerobic ribonucleoside triphosphate reductase, with amino-acid sequence MQVGLSENVVKDPLEEYIAWNSLEVNENANRYLGPGSFFAWLLEERIKDESIRLLPSKVAKAHMDGLIYIHKLPHSVYIPYCTGHSISRLLRKGLRTPTVISRPARHLDTFVDHVANYLITAQHYFTGAQAFSSVEWYAGPFIRRDGLGLREVKQQIQRLLFNLNYPTRIGLQTPFTNFTITMDAPRRMLSEDRAVYGGEDAGVLGEYEEEAKLFLKALSHVLLEGDSVGQPFTFPIPTLMATAKWIWDDPELHELVFKVASKRGSFYWLNTRLVDPDATTAMCCRINVNKHDLKYAYLNGFSLRRDLEEAGEDYWRRVERQRFGGLWAMPDITGSVNVVDVNLPRIALEARGEESKFWELYGERLELVREAVDWFRSRYVGILKQAPGFYGLIAEYMEEFPSTHFNTIGLIGLPEASAILMGEPKLWLDGGRRDWLRASELMRRMVEFSVEKAREWMRETGVPWNVEEVPGESASPKLALRDMKLYPELAEYLPAEPLYSTSIAPYYTDSMSLADRIEVEARVQKYFTGGVMMHLFLGEEADPEALSKLAKRILETDIVYWSFTPAITHCNNCGSTATGLYKACPKCGSPNVDVWSRIIGYYRPIKNWNPYRRREFWQRKHYGV; translated from the coding sequence ATGCAGGTTGGTTTAAGCGAGAACGTTGTGAAAGATCCTTTGGAGGAGTACATAGCCTGGAATAGTTTAGAGGTCAATGAGAACGCTAACAGGTATTTGGGCCCCGGGAGCTTCTTCGCCTGGCTCCTGGAGGAGAGGATTAAGGACGAGTCCATCCGGCTCCTCCCTAGTAAGGTGGCAAAGGCCCACATGGACGGGCTGATCTACATTCACAAGCTCCCGCACAGCGTTTACATCCCCTACTGCACGGGGCACAGCATCAGCAGGCTCTTGAGGAAGGGGCTTAGGACTCCTACCGTGATATCCAGGCCGGCCAGGCACCTTGACACTTTTGTCGACCACGTCGCCAACTACTTGATAACCGCCCAGCACTATTTCACGGGGGCCCAGGCGTTCTCCAGCGTGGAATGGTACGCCGGGCCCTTCATCAGGAGGGATGGGCTCGGGCTCAGGGAGGTTAAACAGCAGATCCAGAGGCTCCTGTTCAACCTGAACTACCCCACCAGGATCGGGCTCCAGACCCCGTTCACGAACTTCACGATAACCATGGACGCCCCTAGGAGGATGCTCTCCGAGGACAGGGCTGTTTACGGCGGGGAGGACGCAGGGGTTCTCGGAGAATACGAGGAGGAGGCCAAGCTGTTCCTGAAGGCACTCTCACACGTCCTGCTCGAGGGGGACTCGGTGGGACAGCCCTTCACCTTCCCCATCCCAACCCTCATGGCAACCGCCAAGTGGATCTGGGATGACCCGGAGCTCCACGAGCTAGTGTTCAAGGTCGCCTCGAAAAGAGGAAGCTTCTACTGGTTGAACACGAGGCTGGTCGACCCCGACGCCACCACAGCCATGTGTTGCAGAATAAATGTCAACAAGCACGACCTCAAGTACGCCTACTTGAACGGGTTCAGCCTGAGGAGGGATTTGGAGGAGGCCGGGGAGGACTACTGGAGGAGGGTTGAGAGGCAGAGGTTCGGGGGCCTCTGGGCCATGCCCGATATCACGGGCTCTGTGAACGTGGTGGACGTAAACCTCCCCAGGATCGCATTGGAAGCCAGGGGGGAGGAGTCAAAGTTCTGGGAGCTCTACGGGGAGAGGCTTGAGCTGGTCAGGGAGGCCGTGGACTGGTTTAGGAGCAGGTATGTCGGGATTCTCAAGCAGGCCCCGGGCTTCTACGGGCTGATAGCCGAGTACATGGAGGAGTTCCCGAGCACGCACTTCAACACCATAGGGCTCATCGGCCTCCCAGAGGCCTCGGCAATACTCATGGGGGAGCCCAAGCTGTGGCTTGACGGGGGCAGGAGGGATTGGCTGAGGGCTTCGGAGCTGATGAGGAGGATGGTTGAGTTCTCGGTGGAGAAGGCCCGTGAGTGGATGAGGGAGACGGGAGTCCCGTGGAATGTTGAGGAAGTCCCGGGCGAGTCCGCCTCCCCCAAGCTAGCCCTCAGGGACATGAAGCTCTACCCTGAGCTGGCCGAGTACCTCCCCGCCGAGCCCCTCTACAGCACCAGCATAGCCCCCTACTACACGGACTCCATGAGCCTCGCCGACAGGATCGAGGTCGAGGCAAGGGTTCAGAAATACTTCACGGGAGGAGTCATGATGCACTTGTTCCTAGGGGAGGAGGCGGATCCCGAGGCACTCTCCAAGCTGGCTAAGAGGATACTGGAGACCGATATCGTCTACTGGAGCTTCACGCCAGCCATAACCCACTGCAATAATTGTGGCTCAACCGCCACGGGGCTCTACAAGGCATGCCCCAAGTGCGGAAGCCCCAACGTGGACGTCTGGAGCAGGATAATCGGCTACTACAGGCCCATCAAGAACTGGAACCCCTACAGGAGGAGGGAGTTCTGGCAGAGAAAACACTACGGGGTCTAA
- a CDS encoding metallophosphoesterase family protein, whose protein sequence is MKILVLSDIHGNLDALKTILEHAPSWDELWVLGDLVDYGPEPGEVIDFVKSLGPRHLLRGNHDHAVAYGVDCGCGEKTHDLSVYTRIKISVKMISRGQVEWLRILSPVERVADKGLEAVLVHGSPRNPLYDYMLPTLPPEDLRRMLTPPPLSTYGFKGMVTGLVVSGHTHIPMDVRVGDTRIVNPGSVGQPRDGDPRASCGLLDSETMEFRIIRVKYDVEKTLSKLKALITDQAIYQRLASILLTGRV, encoded by the coding sequence TTGAAAATACTTGTCTTATCCGATATCCACGGAAACCTGGACGCGTTGAAAACAATTCTCGAGCACGCTCCAAGCTGGGATGAGCTGTGGGTTCTAGGAGACCTCGTAGACTATGGGCCCGAACCAGGTGAGGTAATAGATTTTGTCAAATCCCTCGGTCCCAGGCATCTTCTCCGCGGAAACCACGACCACGCCGTTGCCTACGGGGTTGACTGCGGGTGCGGCGAGAAAACCCACGACCTCAGCGTTTACACGAGGATTAAAATCTCGGTTAAAATGATTAGTAGAGGGCAGGTTGAATGGCTTAGGATCCTAAGCCCTGTTGAAAGAGTCGCCGATAAAGGATTGGAGGCTGTTCTAGTCCATGGGAGCCCTCGAAACCCGCTCTACGATTACATGCTTCCCACGCTCCCCCCTGAGGATTTAAGGAGAATGCTCACCCCGCCTCCTCTTTCAACATATGGGTTTAAGGGGATGGTCACAGGGCTAGTGGTTTCAGGGCATACCCACATACCTATGGATGTGAGAGTCGGCGACACGAGAATAGTTAACCCCGGTAGCGTTGGACAGCCAAGGGACGGCGATCCGAGGGCCTCCTGCGGCCTACTCGATAGCGAGACCATGGAGTTCAGGATCATCAGGGTTAAGTATGATGTTGAAAAGACTCTCTCCAAGCTTAAAGCATTGATAACTGATCAAGCAATCTACCAGAGGCTTGCATCCATATTGTTAACAGGCAGGGTTTAG
- the thyX gene encoding FAD-dependent thymidylate synthase, with translation MTDVGMGKSHKHLPQVKLVAWLNQADSIIASAAKLTISPRDFTEILEGLSSDKKDSWIRELVSRGHGSPLEHSIYVFEVVCSRACSHQLVRHRHASYSQLSQRYSDKFLRKLVEKASVLINSNVPEGFLEASKLLEEAGLILDDFHTLLDVVSEAYVIPPVVVEMKEAWFLKELLKATATYYRALASQVPYEDARYLLPQAVKTRILVSMNARELLEVFLPLRMCSRAQWEIRMIAWELRNQLVKTHPAIFTYAGPRCVLLENRARISPCNLEDYLEGKCSFTIQRCPELVPKDKIQSCLKSAAHNPAPLDTFSR, from the coding sequence ATGACCGATGTCGGAATGGGGAAATCACATAAGCATCTCCCACAGGTTAAGCTTGTAGCGTGGCTTAACCAGGCAGACTCAATTATCGCATCCGCCGCCAAGCTAACAATATCTCCCAGGGATTTCACAGAAATACTTGAAGGCCTCAGCAGTGATAAAAAAGATTCATGGATACGCGAGCTCGTTTCCAGAGGCCATGGAAGCCCGTTAGAGCATAGTATTTACGTGTTTGAGGTCGTTTGCAGCCGCGCCTGCAGTCACCAACTAGTCAGGCACAGGCACGCCAGCTACTCCCAATTGTCACAAAGATATAGTGATAAATTTTTGAGAAAACTTGTTGAAAAGGCCTCAGTCCTTATCAACTCCAATGTTCCAGAAGGCTTCTTAGAAGCCTCCAAGCTATTGGAGGAGGCAGGGTTGATCCTAGATGATTTCCACACCCTGTTGGACGTTGTCAGCGAGGCATACGTGATCCCCCCGGTCGTAGTTGAGATGAAAGAAGCTTGGTTTCTCAAGGAGCTCTTAAAGGCAACAGCCACTTATTACAGGGCCCTGGCGTCACAAGTACCCTATGAGGATGCCAGATACCTGCTCCCTCAAGCTGTAAAAACAAGAATACTGGTGTCCATGAACGCTAGAGAACTCTTGGAAGTGTTCCTCCCTCTAAGAATGTGTTCCCGGGCACAATGGGAGATTAGAATGATAGCTTGGGAGCTAAGGAATCAACTGGTTAAAACCCATCCCGCAATCTTCACGTACGCTGGTCCGCGCTGCGTTCTACTAGAGAACAGAGCGAGAATCAGCCCTTGCAACCTTGAGGATTACTTGGAGGGCAAATGCTCATTCACCATTCAAAGATGCCCCGAGCTTGTTCCAAAAGATAAGATTCAATCGTGTTTGAAAAGCGCGGCCCATAATCCTGCCCCCTTAGATACGTTCTCGAGGTAA